One Eleginops maclovinus isolate JMC-PN-2008 ecotype Puerto Natales chromosome 22, JC_Emac_rtc_rv5, whole genome shotgun sequence DNA segment encodes these proteins:
- the epcam gene encoding epithelial cell adhesion molecule, producing MMKMWIALVLVAFAATPSAESCDCEPLKWATCDGTPCTCFVLVGDNMKQTLDCNKLIPKCFLMKVEMYRAKKGLSTRTIGGKPVETAFVDNDGIYDPECENDGKFKAKQCNNTEECWCVNSAGVRRTDKGDKNLKCEKLVETNWVRLQLKHKPVSTPVNKDTLKVAVADAIHKRYLNFNKDLVDNVEYDAESRMIVVDVKKPKGERKSDLANMAYYMEKDVKVLPLFKQQQNFSVGSLEMENILVYYVDEEAPTFTMKHLSGGIIAVIVVVSLAVVAGLLVLFFARKRQNQRYNKAQQRELEPM from the exons ATGATGAAAATGTGGATTGCTCTCGTGCTCGTTGCATTTGCAGCGACGCCGTCCGCCGAAAGCT GTGACTGTGAACCTCTGAAATGGGCCACCTGTGATGGAACTCCCTGTACCTGTTTCGTGTTGGTTGGCGACAACATGAAACAAACCCTTGACTGTAacaaat TGATTCCAAAGTGCTTCTTGATGAAGGTCGAGATGTACAGAGCTAAAAAGGGCCTGAGCACCCGTACTATCGGAGGAAAACCAGTTGAGACTGCCTTTGTGGACAACGATGGCATCTACGACCCAGAGTGTGAGAATGACGGCAAATTCAAGGCCAAGCAGTGCAACAACACAGAGGAGTGCTGGTGTGTCAACAGTGCCGGTGTTCGTAGAACTGACAAAGGAGACAAAAACCTGAAGTGTGAGAAGCTGGTGGAGACCAA CTGGGTCCGTCTTCAGCTGAAACACAAACCCGTGTCAACTCCAGTGAATAAAGATACTTTGAAAGT tgcCGTTGCAGATGCCATTCACAAGCGTTATTTAAACTTTAACAAGGACTTGGTGGATAATGTTGAG TATGATGCTGAGTCTCGCATGATTGTGGTGGATGTGAAGAAGCCCAAGGGAGAGCGCAAGAGTGACTTGGCCAACATGGCCTACTACATGGAGAAGGAt GTCAAAGTGCTGCCCCTGTTCAAGCAACAGCAAAATTTCTCAGTGGGATCTCTGGAGATGGAGAACATCCTGGTGTACTACGTTGATGAGGAGGCCCCGACATTCACCATGAAGCACCTGTCTGGGGGGATCATCGCCGTCATTGTGGTGGTGTCCCTGGCTGTGGTTGCCGGCCTGCTGGTCCTG ttctTCGCCAGAAAGCGACAGAATCAGAGATACAACAAAGCCCAG caaaGAGAGCTGGAACCCATGTAA
- the plekhh2 gene encoding pleckstrin homology domain-containing family H member 2 produces the protein MMAEGEEAMSQEDWKDKCVVLEALLMKFRVQIIKIRELTADKIQQLETQVIDAEKRAFTAHQQVQWMEEKLKAPDSQSGDSEVRLFQRCQELQALVQEKADIIAQLEQQLEEQKQIRLQDSKTVEEKAAKIKEWVMLKLSEFEVENAALRETNKQQEAQILELHKQVQAFEQKCGAGRGVLCRPGEAQRLSSLTFGCFQVRGKSPQVLTGPAPCQRTLSTQGEAEDTEETDSKHPASSGTNGDVHTSDHTGHLEDDSASESLDDPARGPESRGVSSVLSSAASEGEGGGGGLCGVEFSRPGSETYLTASDDSSSLFDDDMQRAERPRFSLLGSSDGPLGGCKEEGEQDAKLQDCTSEDLNKRFQSQRLDSSSSSSEPNTPSPILTPALTPKRPNPPHDPKDNPASPKQPRLRTPAGFGLTNVALAKKHLSQPPISSEATHGQTRNALSMLRPLRPQETNLDQEQEVGMETGRDMPGPPESEIIPGQDCDSSVPPTPPLHRLPSWESRIYAVAKSGIRLSETSCTDPASKDHSLKSSYPAFVMYTSLIYRNMTTPVYTTLKGKATLLSSSPFSDESSSSEESSSSGEEDASICSSHTSSSSRKDSSPGSPRSLKRAVSMSSMTSESDYAIPPDAYSTDTECSEPEQKLPKTCSTVSDNGKSEPMEKSGYLLKMVKTWKKTWKRRWFVLKDGELLYYNSPSDVIRKPQGQIEVNATSSIARGDGKQVLQVVTGKRVYYLKADSPNLLEEWLRVLQSVLRLKAASPLFTQPDIRPGMKGLLIKVKHGYSKRVWCALIGKTLYYFRSQEDKFPLGQIKLWDAKVEEVDRSRDSDDDLKACGRGLQAAPFTIAIHPQEQGPTYLLIESRHEKEAWLYHLAVAAGTTAGKVGTEFEQLVGKLFQLDGDSNSQLWRHPMLCFSKEALLSPLTTLPSQALQTEAVKLFKTCQLFINVAIDAPAIDYHVSLAQSALQVCLAHPELQNEFFCQLIKQTCRRQPHGHPAPLQGWQFLALCVGLFLPQHPFLWLLQVHLKRHGDSRTEAGKYAVYCQRSMERTQQKGERQARPSRMEILSILLRNPYHHSLPFSVPVHFLNNTYQVVSFDASTTVDEFQCRLNQDTGIRKTGLSGFSLFTDDPTGRELEHCLQGAIKICDIISKWEQASKEQHTGKSENTRTVRLTYKNRLYCSLQVRGESERERLLLAYQTNEAIVAGHFPVNKELALEMAALLAQVEFGDFERPFSAPGSAQTKSNQTVKQVLDRFYPKHYRRTTSEEQLRQLLQRLSARWASLRGRSSSECVRIYLTVARKWPFFGARLFEAESIPPSPEQGARVWLAVHEEGVSVLEHNSVKLLVSHPYKTLMTFGGYKQDFMLVVGQSKDRPTEKQLFAMDASKIREITLLISGYINSAHQQKVAAHHLSAPALMVAQPISLKSKQLRSKSPPALGRPSKTPTLL, from the exons ATGATGGCGGAGGGTGAGGAGGCCATGAGCCAGGAAGACTGGAAAGACAAGTGTGTGGTCCTGGAGGCGCTGCTGATGAAGTTCAGAGTGCAAATCATCAAGATCCGAGAACTCACCGCTGACAAG ATCCAACAGTTGGAGACGCAGGTGATCGATGCAGAGAAACGGGCCTTCACCGCTCACCAGCAG GTGCAGTGGATGGAGGAGAAGCTGAAAGCTCCAGACAGTCAGTCAGGGGACTCGGAGGTGCGTTTGTTCCAGCGGTGCCAGGAGCTGCAGGCCTTGGTGCAGGAGAAAGCGGACATCATCGCCcagctggagcagcagctggaggagcag AAACAGATCCGACTTCAGGACTCCAAAACAGTGGAGGAGAAAGCAGCCAAAATCAAGGAATGGGTGATGCTGAAGTTGTCAGAG TTTGAGGTGGAGAACGCTGCGTTAAGGGAAACCAATAAGCAACAGGAGGCACAGATTCTGGAGTTACACAAACAAGTGCAGG CCTTTGAACAGAAGTGTGGTGCAGGAAGAGGAGTCCTGTGCAGACCAGGCGAGGCCCAGCGACTCAGCAGCCTGACTTTTGGCTGTTTCCAGGTGAGGGGGAAGAGCCCCCAGGTCCTTACTGGACCAGCACCCTGCCAGAGGACCCTCAGTACCCAGGGAGAGGCTGAGGACACAGAGGAAACCG ACAGTAAACATCCAGCCTCCTCAGGGACAAACGGTGACGTCCACACTTCTGACCACACCGGACATCTGGAGGACGACAGTGCGTCTGAGAGCCTTGATGATCCTGCCCGTGGCCCAGAGTCCCGCGGCGTCTCCTCCGTGCTCTCCAGTGCTGCCTCAGAGGGGGAAGGCGGAGGGGGAGGGTTGTGCGGTGTGGAGTTCAGCCGCCCCGGCAGTGAGACCTACCTGACCGCTTCGGACGACAGCAGCTCTCTGTTCGACGATGACATGCAGCGTGCCGAGCGGCCCCGCTTCAGCCTGCTGGGGTCATCCGATGGGCCCCTGGGAGGGTGtaaggaggagggggagcaggACGCCAAATTGCAGGACTGCACCTCTGAGGATCTTAACAAACGCTTTCAATCACAGAGACTCgactcctcatcctcttccagCGAGCCCAACACCCCCAGCCCCATCCTCACGCCAGCCCTCACCCCCAAACGTCCAAACCCGCCCCACGACCCGAAGGACAACCCCGCCTCCCCCAAACAGCCCCGCCTGCGGACCCCGGCGGGCTTCGGGTTGACGAACGTGGCTCTGGCTAAGAAACACCTGAGCCAGCCCCCCATCAGCAGTGAGGCCACACACGGACAAACACGTAACGCCCTCAGCATGCTGCGCCCCCTCCGCCCGCAGGAAACCAACCTCGACCAGGAGCAGGAGGTCGGCATGGAGACGGGGAGGGACATGCCTGGGCCTCCTGAATCAGAGATCATCCCAGGGCAGGACTGTGACAGCTCCGTGCCCCCGACACCCCCATTACACCGGCTGCCCTCCTGG GAGAGTCGTATCTATGCTGTGGCTAAATCAGGGATCCGACTGTCTGAGACTTCCTGCACAGACCCTGCAAGCAAAG ACCACTCACTCAAGTCCTCCTATCCTGCCTTTGTAATGTACACCTCCCTCATCTACAGAAACATGACTACTCCGGTGTATACAACTCTGAAGGGG AAAGCCACCCTGCTGAGCAGCAGCCCGTTCTCAGACGAGTCGTCCAGCTCCGAGGAGTCGTCCAGCTCTGGAGAAGAGGACGCCTCCATCTGCAGCTCACacacctcctccagctcccGCAAGGACAGCAGCCCCGGCAGCCCGCGCTCCCTCAAGAGAG cTGTGTCCATGTCGTCAATGACATCAGAGAGCGACTACGCCATCCCTCCTGACGCCTACTCCACCGACACAGAGTGCTCTGAACCGGAGCAGAAACTGCCCAAGACCTGCTCGACAGTCAGCGACAATGGCAAGAGT gaACCAATGGAGAAGTCCGGCTACCTGTTAAAAATGGTGAAGACCTGGAAGAAGACTTGGAAGAGACGCTGGTTTGTCCTCAAAGACGGAGAGCTGCTCTACTACAACTCACCT AGTGATGTGATCAGGAAGCCTCAGGGTCAAATTGAGGTCAACGCCACCAGCAGCATCGCCCGTGGAGACGGAAAACAAGTCCTCCAG GTGGTGACAGGAAAGCGTGTGTACTACCTGAAGGCGGACTCTCCTAACCTGCTGGAGGAGTGGCTGCGGGTGCTGCAGAGCGTGCTCAGGCTGAAGGCCGCCAGTCCGCTCTTCACACAGCCCGATATCCGCCCCGGCATGAAGGGACTGCTCATCAAG GTGAAGCACGGCTACTCAAAGCGGGTTTGGTGTGCTCTGATTGGAAAAACCTTGTACTACTTCCGCAGCCAAGAGGACAAG ttcCCCCTGGGTCAGATCAAGCTGTGGGATGCCAAAGTGGAGGAGGTGGACAGGTCAAGAGATTCTGATGATGACCTGAAGGCTTGTGGGCGGGGCTTACAAGCGGCACCTTTCACCATCGCCATCCACCCGCAGGAGCAGGGGCCCACCTACCTGCTCATCGAGTCCCGCCACGAGAAG GAAGCGTGGCTGTACCATCTGGCTGTGGCAGCGGGCACCACGGCGGGGAAAGTCGGCACGGAATTCGAACAACTGGTGGGAAAACTCTTCCAACTGGATGGGGATTCAA ACTCTCAGCTCTGGAGACACCCCATGTTGTGTTTCAGTAAGGAAGCTCTGCTGTCTCCTCTCACTACGCTGCCTTCGCAAGCTCTGCAGACAGAGGCCGTTAAACTCTTtaag ACGTGTCAGCTTTTCATCAACGTGGCCATCGATGCTCCGGCCATCGACTACCATGTCTCTCTGGCCCAGAGTGCACTGCAGGTGTGTCTGGCCCACCCCGAGCTGCAGAACGAGTTCTTCTGCCAGCTCATAAAGCAGACCTGCAGGAGGCAGCCGCACGGCCACCCAGCACCCCTGCAG GGTTGGCAGTTTCTGGCTCTGTGTGTGGGACTGTTCCTGCCCCAGCATCCGTTCCTCTGGCTGCTGCAGGTTCACCTCAAGAGACACGGAGACTccag GACGGAGGCAGGGAAGTATGCTGTCTACTGCCAGCGCTCCATGGAGCGGACCCAGCAGAAGGGAGAGAGGCAGGCCAGGCCGTCGCGAATGGAGATCCTGTCCATCCTCCTGAGGAACCCCTACCATCACTCACTGCCGTTCAGCGTGCCAGTTCACTTCCTCAATAACACCTACCAG GTAGTGAGCTTCGATGCTTCCACCACAGTGGACGAGTTCCAGTGCCGCCTGAACCAGGACACCGGCATCAGGAAAACGGGTCTGTCTGGGTTCAGCTTGTTCACTGATGACCCGACCGGACGAGAGCTGGAACACTGTCTGCAGGGAGCCATCAAG ATCTGTGACATTATCTCCAAATGGGAGCAAGCTTCGAAGGAGCAGCACACTGGCAAGTCTGAAAACACCAGGACGGTGCGCCTCACCTACAAGAACAG GCTGTATTGCTCTCTCCAGGTCAGGGGGGAGTCAGAACGGGAGAGGTTGCTGCTGGCTTATCAGACAAATGAGGCCATCGTAGCGGGACACTTTCCTGTCAACAAGGAACTGGCTCTGGAAATGGCTGCCCTGCTGGCCCAG GTGGAGTTTGGAGACTTTGAGCGTCCATTCTCTGCTCCTGGATCAGCGCAGACCAAGTCCAACCAAACCGTCAAGCAGGTTCTGGACAGATTTTACCCCAAACATTACCGGAGGACCACGTCTGAGGAGCAGCTCAG ACAACTGCTGCAGCGTCTCTCCGCCCGCTGGGCCTCCCTCAGGGGCCGAAGTTCGTCGGAGTGTGTCAGGATCTACCTGACCGTTGCCAGGAAGTGGCCTTTCTTTGGTGCGAGGTTATTTGAAGCAGAG TCCATCCCCCCCTCTCCGGAGCAGGGTGCTCGTGTTTGGCTGGCGGTGCATGAAGAGGGTGTCAGCGTTCTGGAGCACAACTCTGTC AAGCTGCTGGTGTCACACCCATACAAGACCCTGATGACGTTTGGAGGTTACAAACAGGACTTCATGCTGGTTGTGGGACAGAGCAAAGACAGACCTACAGAGAAACAACTGTTTGCTATGGACGCCTCAAAG ATAAGGGAGATCACCCTGCTCATCTCCGGTTACATCAACAGCGCTCATCAGCAGAAGGTGGCGGCGCACCACCTCTCCGCCCCGGCGCTGATGGTGGCGCAGCCCATCAGCCTGAAGAGCAAACAGCTGAGGAGCAAATCCCCGCCGGCTCTGGGACGCCCCAGCAAGACACCCACGCTGCTGTGA